The Agarilytica rhodophyticola genome has a window encoding:
- the rsmI gene encoding 16S rRNA (cytidine(1402)-2'-O)-methyltransferase, translating into MNKQCALYIVATPIGNLSDISQRAIEVLRNVSVAAAEDTRHSAKLLHFHDISTPLISYHDHGGALQVERILRRLHDGESVALISDAGTPLISDPGYRVVSAVREEGFDVIPIPGACALIAALCASGLPSDRFIFEGFAPAKKTARLGHFESLKDESRTLIFYESTHRICDSLADMALAFGEERRCVIAREITKSYETFLSGTLGKIIAILQEDMNQRKGEFVVMLEGKAKESAAEDISDEAKHTMTILLEELPVKQAAALAAKLTGGKKNKLYQWALDNKKDS; encoded by the coding sequence ATGAATAAGCAATGCGCGCTATATATTGTCGCAACTCCCATCGGAAATTTATCAGATATATCGCAACGAGCAATTGAAGTGCTTCGCAATGTTTCAGTTGCTGCAGCCGAAGATACTCGCCATAGTGCGAAGTTGTTGCACTTTCACGATATTTCTACACCTCTTATTTCTTACCATGATCACGGTGGCGCTTTGCAGGTGGAGCGTATTTTGAGGCGCTTGCACGACGGCGAGTCGGTGGCATTAATTTCTGATGCCGGCACGCCACTTATTTCAGACCCGGGTTATCGAGTTGTTAGCGCGGTGCGCGAAGAGGGGTTTGACGTCATTCCTATTCCTGGTGCCTGTGCATTAATTGCAGCGCTTTGTGCATCAGGCTTACCCTCCGACCGTTTTATTTTTGAAGGCTTTGCTCCCGCAAAAAAAACAGCGCGCCTTGGCCACTTTGAGTCTTTAAAGGATGAATCAAGGACGTTAATTTTTTACGAATCAACTCATCGTATATGTGACTCGCTTGCTGATATGGCTTTAGCCTTTGGCGAAGAACGCCGTTGTGTTATTGCCAGGGAGATAACTAAGTCTTATGAGACCTTTTTATCAGGAACACTTGGCAAGATAATCGCTATCTTGCAAGAAGACATGAATCAGCGCAAAGGCGAGTTTGTGGTGATGCTGGAGGGCAAAGCGAAGGAGTCTGCTGCTGAAGATATTAGTGATGAAGCAAAGCATACGATGACTATTTTGCTTGAAGAACTGCCTGTAAAACAGGCCGCTGCGCTTGCCGCTAAACTCACCGGTGGTAAGAAGAATAAACTTTACCAATGGGCCTTAGATAATAAAAAAGACAGTTAA
- the hisD gene encoding histidinol dehydrogenase yields the protein MIRKLKEGIDTEVAADNDAKVREIVETTLADIEKRGDKAVREYAQKFDNWKSGLRLSKEHIAACYDRLDKAVIEDIRFAQEQVRNFAQKQKDALKDIEVETLPGVVLGHKNIPVNSAGCYVPGGKYPLVASAHMSIVTAKVAGVKRVIACAPPFQGEPNPAIVVAMDMAGADEIYCLGGIQAVGAMAIGTETIAPVDMLVGPGNAFVAESKRQLFGRVGIDLFAGPTETLVIADDSVDGELCATDLLGQAEHGPNSPAILLTNSQALAEATVAAIEEQLKTLETAEIAGAAWRDYGQIIVCDTYEEMVCVADEIASEHVQVMTKDPEFFLNNMTNYGALFLGPETNVSYGDKVVGTNHTLPTKKAARYTGGLWVGKFIKTCTYQRLTEKASVHIGEYCSRLCAVEGFMGHKAQADIRVERYGKKDA from the coding sequence ATGATAAGAAAATTAAAAGAAGGTATCGATACAGAAGTTGCTGCAGATAATGATGCCAAAGTCCGTGAAATCGTAGAAACTACTCTTGCCGATATAGAGAAGCGTGGCGATAAGGCCGTTCGAGAATATGCGCAAAAGTTTGATAACTGGAAAAGCGGCCTACGTTTGAGTAAAGAACATATAGCCGCCTGCTATGATCGCTTGGATAAGGCAGTTATTGAAGATATCCGATTCGCGCAAGAACAAGTTAGAAACTTTGCGCAAAAGCAAAAAGATGCTCTTAAAGACATTGAAGTAGAAACGCTTCCTGGTGTTGTGCTGGGGCATAAAAATATTCCTGTAAATAGCGCAGGATGTTATGTGCCAGGGGGCAAATACCCTCTCGTGGCTTCAGCCCATATGAGCATTGTTACAGCCAAGGTTGCGGGCGTGAAGCGCGTTATTGCATGTGCCCCCCCGTTTCAGGGCGAACCTAACCCGGCAATTGTTGTAGCAATGGATATGGCTGGTGCAGATGAAATCTACTGCCTAGGCGGAATTCAAGCTGTAGGCGCCATGGCGATAGGTACTGAAACTATCGCGCCGGTAGATATGCTAGTGGGACCAGGTAATGCTTTTGTTGCCGAATCTAAGCGACAACTATTTGGTCGCGTCGGAATTGATCTGTTTGCCGGCCCAACAGAGACGCTAGTGATTGCCGACGACTCTGTAGACGGTGAGCTTTGTGCGACAGACCTACTCGGCCAAGCTGAGCATGGGCCAAATTCTCCAGCCATATTGCTCACAAACTCACAGGCGTTAGCTGAAGCGACTGTGGCTGCCATCGAAGAGCAACTCAAGACCCTTGAAACAGCAGAAATAGCAGGTGCAGCATGGCGTGATTACGGTCAAATTATTGTTTGTGACACCTATGAAGAAATGGTCTGCGTAGCCGATGAAATCGCATCCGAACACGTACAAGTCATGACAAAAGACCCAGAATTCTTCTTAAACAACATGACAAATTACGGTGCATTATTCCTAGGGCCGGAAACTAACGTCTCATACGGCGACAAGGTGGTTGGCACTAACCATACGCTACCCACCAAGAAAGCGGCGCGTTATACTGGCGGTCTATGGGTTGGCAAGTTCATCAAAACATGCACTTATCAACGCCTTACCGAAAAAGCCTCCGTGCATATTGGCGAATATTGTTCTCGACTCTGCGCAGTTGAAGGCTTTATGGGGCATAAAGCTCAAGCAGACATTCGCGTGGAACGCTATGGAAAAAAAGACGCCTGA
- a CDS encoding penicillin-binding protein activator, producing the protein MQKIVKSIGHAGTYIFLIVLLSSCGSNPPITSTSGQGEDIEVSLENITQLLDNADQQSDDERAFIYMNVTQALLDANEIDWARNTLAQLYENKVPSDQYIRYSVLAATIAIAQGNAGLAKRVLWQARLNNIAAQAADEEKIKLHEIRAQLLRSLAEYRASIKERIALHLLLEEGSEESQDNQDQLWQTLMELPFTDLKLESQIQSEMLAKGWYTLARLSKDNQTNLRNQISAVESWMLNWPEHPASLRLPGDLQLLQQLENDQPGQIAILLPFSGRFEAVSAAIRDGIMAAYYEAANQSNILPDLRVYDTTSADINEIYDEATLQGAELIIGPLEQSKIAQLAQREALPIPTLALNRLAENNEMIEGLFQFGLPLEDEVEQVAEQAWRDGHRRAMILSSRTSNGDRSVKSFSERWLELGGEIINDYRYNSQSGYSNLIKNAVKVQDSENRKKQVRSIIGKSINFEPRRRKDIDFIFLYSQASQARQLKPTLAFHYAGGIPVYAIKDIFNGQNDPKRDKDLNQIRFTTLPWFFDSESPEKKAITQSSQSTNYQFFYALGVDAYHIHPRLRQLKLIKQAHFYGTTGKLRLDEQQRIKREQVWAQFVKGIATPMVTFSPEDDF; encoded by the coding sequence ATGCAAAAGATTGTTAAAAGTATTGGTCACGCAGGTACTTATATTTTTTTAATAGTTTTACTTAGTAGTTGCGGCAGCAACCCTCCGATCACATCAACTAGTGGGCAAGGGGAAGATATTGAAGTGTCCCTTGAGAACATTACTCAGCTACTTGATAACGCCGATCAACAAAGCGATGACGAACGCGCATTTATATATATGAATGTGACTCAGGCCCTATTGGATGCCAACGAGATCGACTGGGCACGCAACACGCTTGCCCAGTTATATGAAAACAAGGTTCCTAGTGATCAATATATACGCTATAGCGTTTTAGCGGCAACAATCGCCATTGCGCAAGGCAATGCTGGTTTAGCAAAACGCGTGCTATGGCAAGCGCGACTGAACAATATCGCAGCCCAAGCTGCCGATGAAGAAAAAATCAAGCTTCATGAAATACGCGCACAACTACTAAGAAGCCTGGCGGAGTATCGCGCTAGTATTAAAGAACGTATTGCCTTGCATCTATTGTTAGAAGAAGGCAGCGAAGAAAGCCAAGATAACCAAGACCAATTATGGCAAACCCTAATGGAATTGCCTTTTACTGACCTCAAACTAGAAAGCCAAATACAAAGTGAAATGCTAGCAAAAGGTTGGTATACATTGGCAAGATTGAGTAAAGATAACCAAACCAATTTGCGCAACCAAATTAGTGCCGTTGAAAGTTGGATGCTCAACTGGCCAGAGCACCCAGCCAGTCTCCGATTACCAGGTGATTTACAACTATTGCAACAGTTGGAAAATGATCAGCCAGGGCAAATAGCTATTTTGCTGCCCTTTAGTGGCCGTTTCGAGGCTGTATCTGCCGCCATTCGCGATGGCATTATGGCGGCTTATTATGAAGCTGCAAACCAAAGCAATATCTTGCCGGACTTGCGTGTTTACGATACTACCAGTGCAGATATCAATGAGATTTATGACGAAGCCACCCTACAAGGAGCCGAGTTAATTATCGGCCCACTGGAACAAAGTAAAATTGCCCAGCTAGCACAGCGAGAAGCGCTGCCTATTCCAACCCTAGCACTCAATAGACTAGCCGAAAACAACGAAATGATAGAAGGCCTGTTTCAGTTTGGCCTCCCACTGGAAGATGAAGTAGAGCAGGTGGCGGAACAGGCGTGGCGCGACGGGCATCGCCGAGCCATGATACTCTCATCAAGAACCAGTAACGGTGATAGAAGCGTAAAGAGTTTTAGTGAACGCTGGCTAGAACTTGGGGGCGAAATTATCAACGACTACCGTTACAACAGCCAAAGTGGCTATTCCAACCTCATTAAAAATGCGGTAAAGGTTCAAGATAGCGAAAATAGAAAAAAGCAGGTGCGCTCCATTATTGGCAAATCAATAAATTTTGAACCGCGCAGAAGAAAGGACATTGACTTTATCTTCTTGTACAGTCAGGCCTCTCAAGCGCGACAACTAAAGCCAACCTTGGCTTTTCACTATGCTGGCGGCATCCCTGTCTATGCAATTAAAGACATTTTCAATGGCCAGAATGACCCGAAAAGGGACAAGGATCTCAACCAGATAAGATTTACTACCCTACCCTGGTTTTTTGATAGCGAATCACCCGAGAAAAAAGCGATTACACAAAGCAGTCAATCAACAAACTACCAGTTCTTTTATGCATTAGGGGTAGACGCATATCACATACATCCTCGCCTACGCCAGCTTAAGCTGATAAAACAAGCCCACTTTTATGGTACCACTGGGAAACTGCGTCTAGATGAGCAGCAAAGGATTAAGCGCGAACAAGTTTGGGCGCAATTTGTTAAGGGCATTGCCACGCCAATGGTGACTTTTTCTCCAGAAGATGATTTTTAA
- a CDS encoding acetyl-CoA C-acetyltransferase yields MSNREVVIVAAGRTPIGNFGGTLSTLSADQLGTTVIKSLLEKTGIPAETVDEVIFGQVLNAGCGQNPVRIASINAGLPDTTPAMGVSKVCGSGLKAVHLATQAILLGDADVVIAGGQESMSQAAHVLPGSRKGSKMGDWTLVDTMIKDGLTDAFNGYHMGITAENIAKKFDISREEQDEFAALSQQKAEAAQKAGRFDDEIIPVSIPQRKKDPIIFSVDEFPKHGTSAETLGKLRAAFDKEGTVSAGNASGLNDGAAAVVMMSAEKAKELGLTPLVKIAAYASAGVDPAIMGTGPIPATQKCLTKAGWSVDDLDLIEANEAFAAQAISVNKGLEWDASKVNVNGGAIALGHPIGASGCRVLVTLIHEMLKREANKGLATLCIGGGMGVALAVERI; encoded by the coding sequence ATGAGCAATAGAGAAGTCGTTATTGTAGCAGCAGGGCGTACACCAATTGGTAACTTCGGTGGCACATTATCAACTTTATCTGCCGACCAGCTGGGCACCACAGTGATTAAAAGCTTGCTAGAGAAAACCGGTATCCCAGCAGAAACTGTAGACGAAGTAATATTTGGACAGGTGCTCAATGCTGGGTGCGGCCAAAACCCCGTTCGTATTGCTTCCATTAATGCCGGCCTACCCGATACTACACCAGCCATGGGCGTCAGTAAGGTATGTGGCTCAGGCCTAAAAGCCGTACATCTGGCCACACAGGCTATTCTTTTAGGCGATGCAGATGTGGTTATTGCCGGTGGACAGGAAAGTATGAGTCAGGCAGCGCATGTATTACCAGGAAGCCGCAAGGGTTCAAAAATGGGTGATTGGACGCTGGTAGACACTATGATCAAAGATGGTTTGACCGACGCTTTTAATGGTTACCATATGGGGATCACAGCGGAAAATATTGCTAAGAAGTTTGATATCAGCCGAGAGGAGCAAGATGAATTTGCCGCACTATCTCAGCAAAAAGCGGAAGCAGCACAAAAAGCGGGACGCTTCGATGACGAGATCATTCCTGTCTCCATTCCTCAACGCAAAAAAGACCCCATTATCTTTTCTGTCGATGAGTTTCCAAAACATGGAACCAGCGCAGAAACTCTAGGTAAGTTACGCGCAGCTTTCGATAAAGAAGGAACTGTTAGCGCCGGTAACGCATCAGGACTCAACGACGGCGCAGCGGCTGTTGTTATGATGAGTGCAGAAAAAGCTAAAGAACTAGGTCTGACCCCCTTAGTTAAAATCGCCGCATATGCCAGTGCCGGAGTAGATCCTGCAATCATGGGAACAGGCCCGATACCTGCCACTCAAAAATGTCTCACTAAAGCAGGCTGGAGTGTTGACGATCTAGATTTAATAGAAGCTAACGAAGCATTTGCCGCACAAGCCATTTCCGTCAATAAAGGCCTAGAATGGGACGCGTCAAAGGTAAATGTTAACGGTGGAGCAATCGCACTTGGCCACCCAATAGGTGCATCAGGCTGCCGCGTTCTGGTCACACTTATCCATGAGATGTTAAAACGCGAAGCTAACAAAGGCCTAGCAACACTTTGCATCGGTGGCGGAATGGGTGTTGCCCTAGCGGTCGAGAGAATCTAA
- a CDS encoding BON domain-containing protein, giving the protein MTAIKPYLITFYLLTLLGLSGCVAVIDATTTGPIQIDPSKRSLGEYVDDGRLKTIVAVNLKKAHPQLDKAHINVYSYNSVILLTGEVPSNEMRELAGKTARDVNRIRQVYNELTIGPKTTFLSRTNDNWIHSRIKTKLLFNSDINSKRVKIIVEDNIVYLMGLLTKVQTDKITEVVRRTRGVKKVVRAIEYID; this is encoded by the coding sequence ATGACCGCGATAAAACCTTACCTAATTACATTTTATCTGCTTACTTTATTGGGTCTATCAGGTTGTGTTGCCGTCATCGATGCTACCACCACCGGCCCGATACAGATCGACCCGAGCAAACGCAGCCTTGGCGAATATGTTGATGATGGCCGTCTAAAAACTATCGTAGCAGTCAACCTTAAAAAAGCTCATCCACAACTGGATAAAGCCCACATCAACGTATATAGCTATAACTCGGTAATTTTATTAACTGGTGAAGTCCCCTCGAACGAAATGCGAGAGCTAGCAGGCAAGACTGCTCGGGACGTTAATAGAATTAGACAAGTATATAACGAACTTACTATTGGCCCTAAAACAACGTTTTTATCTCGCACTAACGACAATTGGATTCATTCAAGGATTAAAACAAAACTGTTGTTTAACTCAGATATTAATTCAAAAAGAGTCAAAATAATTGTTGAAGATAATATTGTGTATTTGATGGGCCTACTAACCAAAGTCCAAACGGATAAAATTACCGAAGTGGTGAGACGCACACGCGGTGTCAAAAAAGTTGTACGGGCCATTGAATATATAGACTAA
- a CDS encoding D-sedoheptulose-7-phosphate isomerase, which yields MSQRVYNLFQQSVEAKMQVGEELAPIINAASDKIVDALLNEKKILICGNGASAAIAQIFSSCLLDRFEKERPGLPAIWLGSNISTYTAIASDSTYNDVFAKPVRALGQEGDVLIIISTSGNSANLVQAVAAAHDRNISVVAITGRDGGDITSLLDSQDMEICASINSRRRIHEIHLLTIFCLCDLIDNKLFGIE from the coding sequence ATGTCACAAAGAGTTTACAACTTATTTCAGCAAAGCGTCGAAGCTAAGATGCAGGTGGGAGAAGAGCTAGCCCCGATTATCAATGCCGCTAGCGATAAAATAGTAGATGCGCTGCTTAACGAAAAGAAAATATTGATATGCGGCAATGGAGCCTCAGCCGCTATTGCACAAATTTTTTCTTCTTGCCTGCTGGACCGCTTCGAAAAAGAACGCCCCGGATTACCTGCTATATGGTTGGGTAGTAATATTTCCACCTATACCGCGATTGCATCGGACTCCACCTATAACGACGTCTTTGCTAAACCAGTGCGGGCACTGGGCCAGGAAGGAGATGTTCTGATCATTATTAGTACTAGTGGTAATTCCGCCAATTTAGTGCAAGCCGTTGCCGCCGCCCACGATAGAAATATTTCAGTGGTGGCAATAACAGGGAGAGATGGCGGTGACATTACCTCACTTTTAGACTCGCAAGATATGGAGATTTGCGCATCGATTAATTCTCGCAGAAGAATCCATGAAATCCACCTACTCACTATCTTCTGTTTGTGTGACCTCATTGATAACAAGTTATTTGGAATAGAATAA
- a CDS encoding LacI family DNA-binding transcriptional regulator, whose translation MEKKTPDNKRKTVLTTSRNSRKKRSTSYDVSRMAGVSQSAVSRCFKPGGSVSAKTRAKVEAAAKKLGYQPNAIARGLITRRSNIVAVIITELTNLNYPEVLSQLNKILGQKGIHILLFTFGSKENIDNVLDQVWQYQVDGIIAATQFTDKQIKACFERGTPLVFYNSVYADSSINSVCCDHEEGERQLVESLLKDKRKSFVVMSGPKESAVSTARTRGAINTLNEGDVSVLQLSGDYSYQSARELIREMFENKTFEPDAIVCANDTMAIGCIDALRHEYNMKVPEQVAVVGFDGVSQARWASYEVTTVVQPVEHMVEAAVNMLIERIENPESPAEKRLFAGKLIAGRSALLN comes from the coding sequence ATGGAAAAAAAGACGCCTGATAATAAACGCAAAACCGTATTAACAACATCGCGAAATTCGCGCAAAAAACGCTCTACCTCTTACGATGTTTCGCGAATGGCGGGCGTTTCTCAATCTGCAGTATCGAGATGTTTTAAACCAGGAGGCAGTGTCTCTGCTAAAACTCGAGCAAAAGTAGAGGCAGCTGCAAAAAAACTAGGCTATCAACCTAATGCTATAGCTAGGGGATTAATTACCCGCAGATCGAATATTGTCGCCGTTATTATTACCGAGTTAACCAATTTAAATTACCCAGAAGTTCTATCCCAACTCAATAAGATCCTGGGACAAAAAGGTATACATATTTTGCTGTTTACCTTCGGCAGCAAGGAAAATATTGATAACGTCCTCGATCAGGTATGGCAATATCAAGTAGATGGAATTATTGCGGCAACGCAATTTACCGATAAGCAAATAAAAGCTTGCTTTGAACGCGGCACGCCGTTGGTATTTTATAACTCAGTATATGCTGATAGCTCAATTAACTCCGTTTGTTGCGATCATGAAGAAGGCGAACGACAACTGGTTGAAAGTTTATTAAAGGACAAACGCAAATCTTTCGTCGTAATGAGTGGCCCCAAAGAGTCAGCAGTTAGCACCGCGCGTACACGTGGAGCAATCAACACACTGAACGAAGGGGATGTCAGTGTTTTACAGCTATCAGGCGATTACAGTTACCAAAGTGCACGCGAGTTAATACGTGAGATGTTCGAAAATAAAACCTTCGAACCCGATGCGATTGTATGTGCTAATGACACGATGGCAATTGGTTGTATCGATGCACTACGCCATGAATACAATATGAAAGTACCCGAGCAAGTAGCTGTTGTCGGCTTTGACGGTGTTTCACAAGCACGCTGGGCGAGTTATGAAGTCACCACCGTTGTTCAACCGGTGGAACACATGGTGGAGGCGGCAGTTAATATGCTAATAGAACGCATCGAAAACCCTGAGTCACCGGCTGAGAAGCGTCTATTCGCAGGTAAGCTAATAGCAGGGCGTAGCGCCTTGTTGAATTAA
- a CDS encoding YraN family protein, producing the protein MIFNRFKKNGLSSGQRAEATALKYLKQHSLRYITKNYSCRAGEIDLIMEDGEVLVFVEVRYRKHSTHGTAAETITASKQNKIRTTAQNYMLTNKIGELQALRFDVVAIDNDNISWIKNAF; encoded by the coding sequence ATGATTTTTAATCGCTTTAAAAAAAACGGCCTATCATCAGGCCAACGCGCTGAAGCTACTGCGTTAAAATACCTCAAACAGCATAGTTTGAGGTATATCACGAAAAATTATAGCTGCCGCGCAGGGGAAATTGATCTAATTATGGAAGATGGCGAAGTCTTGGTCTTCGTAGAAGTACGTTATCGCAAACATTCTACTCATGGAACAGCCGCTGAAACCATTACCGCTAGCAAACAGAATAAAATCCGCACGACAGCACAAAACTACATGCTGACGAACAAAATTGGTGAATTGCAAGCATTACGTTTTGATGTGGTCGCCATAGATAACGACAATATTTCGTGGATAAAAAATGCTTTTTAG
- a CDS encoding HpcH/HpaI aldolase family protein: protein MASIHNNFRQRLLEKQLLVGTFQKTPAMMISEVLAKTNLDIVCLDAEHSPFDRKDIDACILAFRSEQKPSIVRPASGAPEQILNALDCGATGILVPHIDSVEKAKTLAKISRYGDGGRGYAGSTRAALYTGRNIEENIEHNKNENTVIAQIEDLAALEVIDEIAQVEGIDGLFIGMADLTVSLGCRSLKDEPVINAAKHICKAAKSANRAVGIFVGDMNDIPFWQEQGVSLFLLNSEHGFIKQGANTLLDNFK, encoded by the coding sequence ATGGCCTCTATTCACAACAACTTTCGCCAGCGTTTATTAGAAAAGCAATTATTAGTAGGCACATTTCAGAAAACTCCAGCCATGATGATTTCTGAAGTACTAGCGAAAACAAATCTTGATATAGTCTGCCTCGATGCTGAGCACTCGCCATTTGACCGCAAAGATATAGACGCCTGCATACTCGCATTCAGATCAGAACAAAAACCTTCGATCGTTAGACCTGCCTCAGGCGCACCAGAACAAATACTCAATGCACTTGACTGCGGAGCAACTGGCATATTAGTACCTCATATCGACAGTGTGGAAAAAGCCAAAACACTGGCTAAGATATCTCGCTATGGTGATGGTGGCCGAGGTTATGCAGGCTCCACTCGAGCGGCGCTTTATACAGGTCGGAATATTGAAGAAAATATAGAGCACAATAAAAACGAAAATACTGTTATTGCCCAGATAGAAGACTTAGCAGCACTAGAAGTTATTGATGAGATTGCTCAGGTAGAAGGGATAGATGGCCTGTTTATCGGAATGGCGGACTTAACAGTATCTCTCGGCTGTCGATCCCTAAAAGATGAGCCGGTGATTAATGCCGCTAAACATATTTGCAAAGCAGCGAAGTCGGCTAATCGAGCGGTGGGTATTTTTGTTGGTGATATGAATGATATTCCTTTTTGGCAAGAACAAGGAGTAAGTCTCTTTCTCCTCAATTCAGAACATGGCTTCATTAAACAGGGCGCCAATACCCTACTAGATAATTTTAAATAA
- a CDS encoding SDR family NAD(P)-dependent oxidoreductase yields MVSNSKISGYSTTLLSGKLALVTGAGKGIGRTCAEALVKTGASVIAVARTEADLLELAGDLGDKLIPWVEDVTSDAFLSRLEARKDIDILINNVGSNQPEPFIEIERSTYDRIVDMNLGSVFRATQVVVRNLLQADKAGSIVNISSQMGHVGSPKRTLYCATKHAIEGFTKALAVELAQSNIRINSVAPTFVETALTKPMLENPEFANFVMSKIPMNKLASTDDVAAAVIYLASELSSMVTGTSVLVDGGWVAH; encoded by the coding sequence ATGGTTTCGAATTCAAAAATATCGGGTTATTCCACGACTCTTTTGAGTGGTAAGCTGGCTTTGGTTACTGGTGCAGGTAAAGGAATCGGGCGCACTTGTGCTGAAGCTTTGGTCAAAACCGGCGCATCTGTTATCGCCGTCGCGCGAACTGAAGCGGATCTACTAGAGTTAGCTGGCGACTTAGGTGATAAGCTTATTCCCTGGGTGGAAGATGTGACTAGCGATGCTTTTCTAAGCCGCCTTGAGGCGCGTAAAGATATTGATATCCTTATTAACAACGTTGGCAGTAATCAGCCTGAGCCTTTTATAGAAATTGAGCGTAGCACCTATGATCGTATAGTGGATATGAACCTGGGGAGCGTATTCCGTGCTACTCAAGTTGTTGTGCGCAATTTGTTGCAAGCCGATAAAGCAGGAAGTATTGTTAATATATCGTCTCAAATGGGACATGTGGGCTCTCCTAAACGAACGCTTTACTGCGCGACTAAACATGCAATTGAAGGGTTCACTAAGGCTTTGGCTGTGGAACTTGCGCAAAGCAACATCAGAATTAACTCTGTTGCGCCAACATTCGTAGAAACAGCTCTGACAAAGCCAATGTTAGAGAACCCCGAGTTTGCCAATTTTGTGATGTCCAAGATTCCTATGAATAAGTTAGCATCCACAGATGATGTTGCTGCTGCCGTTATATATTTAGCTTCAGAATTATCTTCCATGGTAACAGGAACAAGTGTGTTAGTTGATGGGGGGTGGGTGGCCCATTAA
- a CDS encoding nucleoside hydrolase-like domain-containing protein, producing MNKLIFSILLIFIFTSAYTNAEVKFVKYKKYLIQVNEPQCNKPKVIVSTDFGIVPTTSDANEPQDLTHYLAYSNHFDTRAIVASAEGTATSLASAISHYQFDYQTHFLTSAFGNEFPTPNYLNSILYTGVDEQVNPEPNNSNSSTIKIINEATNASPECLLNILVWGPMTDVAAAVHYMTEAQRNNLRIVAIGSSNRSGDVNAWRYIKKFKDTGGTLFSENIILMDRGNPTDAFRRLYLGNTCAVNPVLYNDNGVIGRTENIMDDLTDKVPTSDRGLRGLLQSTRGNFSSERLANWQNCQTNSRNSANSLRFADSLSTLYLLDSVLGFDGGLRRIIEANDSTATGMGNPAVLRRIYDNFRARMNDIY from the coding sequence GTGAACAAACTGATTTTTAGTATTTTATTGATCTTTATTTTTACAAGTGCCTATACAAACGCTGAGGTTAAATTTGTAAAATACAAAAAGTATTTGATCCAAGTAAATGAGCCCCAATGCAATAAGCCTAAAGTTATAGTATCCACAGATTTTGGGATTGTGCCTACTACTTCTGATGCAAATGAGCCTCAGGATTTAACGCATTATTTAGCTTATAGTAACCATTTTGATACAAGGGCAATTGTGGCATCTGCCGAGGGCACTGCTACGAGTTTAGCTTCTGCTATTAGCCATTATCAATTTGACTACCAAACTCATTTTCTTACCAGTGCTTTTGGAAATGAATTTCCAACACCAAATTATCTAAATAGCATTCTCTATACAGGTGTTGATGAACAAGTTAACCCCGAGCCCAACAACTCAAATTCGTCCACCATTAAGATCATTAACGAGGCAACTAATGCCAGCCCCGAATGCCTTTTAAACATTTTAGTTTGGGGGCCAATGACCGATGTTGCAGCTGCAGTCCACTACATGACCGAAGCCCAACGAAATAACCTAAGAATAGTTGCAATAGGTTCTTCAAATAGAAGCGGTGATGTGAACGCATGGCGTTATATCAAAAAATTCAAAGATACCGGCGGAACATTGTTTTCTGAAAACATTATTTTGATGGATCGCGGCAACCCAACCGACGCATTCCGTCGACTTTACTTAGGAAATACTTGTGCAGTCAATCCAGTGCTCTACAACGATAACGGGGTTATCGGTAGAACAGAAAATATTATGGATGATCTCACAGATAAAGTACCTACATCAGATCGTGGTCTTCGTGGCTTACTTCAATCGACACGGGGAAACTTTTCATCGGAACGATTAGCTAATTGGCAAAACTGTCAGACAAATAGTCGCAATAGTGCAAATAGTTTGAGGTTTGCAGACTCATTGTCGACATTGTATTTATTAGATTCTGTTTTAGGTTTTGATGGTGGGCTTCGACGTATCATTGAAGCTAACGACAGTACTGCCACAGGCATGGGTAATCCCGCAGTTTTGAGAAGGATTTACGATAATTTTAGAGCAAGAATGAATGATATTTATTAG